The Halorhabdus sp. BNX81 genome includes a region encoding these proteins:
- the cofG gene encoding 7,8-didemethyl-8-hydroxy-5-deazariboflavin synthase subunit CofG — MIPGADEYDVDVTIDPAERERLLSVGPEDVAEPGEDGGPDHLSFARNVFVPLTTACRYTCTYCTYYDPPGQASLLSPEEVREICREGADAGCTEALFTFGDDPDDRYDAIHDQLAEWGHDSIHTYLREACEIALEEGLLPHANPGDQTREQMAEVADLNASMGVMLETTADIDAHSGSRRKEPGQRLATIRTAGELGVPFTTGILVGIGEDWSDRAESILAIRELHERYGHIQEVIVQPVSPNERWDRDPPSLETMRRTVAMARAGLPEAISVQVPPNLARTRELLDCGVDDLGGVSPVTDDHVNPDYAWPALDELRAIADDAGVPLRERLPVYERYVDEHWLSEQVLETVSTVTSAKEGPEAGVLGERGEADYR, encoded by the coding sequence GTGATCCCCGGGGCCGACGAATACGACGTCGACGTCACGATCGATCCGGCCGAGCGCGAGCGACTGCTGTCGGTCGGCCCCGAGGACGTCGCCGAACCCGGCGAGGACGGCGGCCCCGACCACCTCTCCTTCGCCAGAAACGTCTTCGTCCCGCTGACGACTGCCTGCCGGTACACCTGCACCTACTGTACGTACTACGATCCGCCGGGCCAGGCCTCGCTGCTTTCGCCCGAAGAAGTCCGCGAGATCTGCCGGGAGGGGGCCGACGCCGGCTGTACGGAAGCCCTCTTTACCTTCGGCGACGATCCCGACGACCGCTACGACGCAATCCACGACCAACTCGCCGAGTGGGGCCACGACTCGATCCACACCTATCTCCGGGAGGCCTGCGAGATCGCGCTTGAGGAGGGGCTGCTGCCCCACGCCAATCCGGGCGATCAGACCCGCGAGCAGATGGCCGAAGTCGCCGATCTGAACGCGAGCATGGGCGTGATGCTGGAGACGACCGCCGACATCGACGCGCACTCGGGTTCGCGCCGGAAAGAGCCCGGCCAACGACTCGCGACGATCCGGACCGCGGGCGAACTCGGGGTCCCCTTCACGACCGGCATTCTAGTCGGCATCGGCGAGGACTGGAGCGATCGCGCCGAGAGCATTCTGGCGATCCGTGAGCTCCATGAACGGTACGGCCACATCCAGGAGGTGATCGTCCAGCCCGTTTCGCCGAACGAACGCTGGGATCGCGACCCGCCGAGTCTGGAGACGATGCGCCGGACGGTCGCGATGGCACGGGCGGGATTGCCCGAGGCGATCAGCGTCCAGGTCCCGCCGAATCTGGCCCGGACGCGCGAATTGCTCGATTGTGGCGTCGACGACCTTGGCGGTGTCTCGCCGGTCACCGACGACCACGTCAATCCCGACTACGCCTGGCCGGCACTGGACGAACTTCGGGCGATCGCCGACGATGCGGGCGTCCCGCTTCGCGAGCGCTTGCCGGTCTACGAGCGCTACGTGGACGAACATTGGCTAAGCGAGCAGGTGCTGGAAACTGTTTCGACAGTGACTTCGGCGAAGGAAGGCCCTGAAGCAGGCGTACTCGGCGAGCGGGGAGAAGCTGATTACCGATAG
- the cofC gene encoding 2-phospho-L-lactate guanylyltransferase: protein MRVVVPFDGRDPKTRLAPVLDTAERRNFARVMLADIASTIESVGFEPTILATTDIDCEWPIVVDERSLDAAVNDQLAAADGPIAVVMADLALVTPDALDRLFEADGNVVLAPGRGGGTNAIVARHPDFRVDYHEASITDHRSIAEEIGADTVEVDSFRLANDVDEPDDLAEVLLHGEGRGAAWLRERGFELTVDEGRVSVQR from the coding sequence ATGCGCGTCGTCGTTCCGTTCGACGGTCGCGATCCGAAAACCCGTTTGGCCCCCGTTCTCGATACTGCGGAGCGACGGAATTTTGCACGTGTCATGCTTGCAGACATCGCCAGCACGATCGAATCCGTCGGCTTCGAGCCGACGATCCTCGCGACGACCGATATCGACTGCGAGTGGCCCATCGTCGTCGACGAACGGTCGCTCGACGCGGCCGTGAACGACCAACTGGCGGCGGCTGACGGACCGATAGCAGTCGTCATGGCTGACCTTGCGCTCGTGACACCTGACGCACTGGATCGACTGTTCGAAGCTGACGGAAACGTCGTTCTCGCACCGGGTCGTGGTGGCGGAACCAACGCGATCGTGGCCCGTCATCCGGACTTCCGCGTCGACTATCACGAGGCCTCGATCACGGATCACCGATCGATCGCCGAGGAGATCGGCGCGGACACTGTCGAGGTCGACTCCTTCCGGCTGGCGAATGACGTCGACGAACCCGACGATCTCGCCGAGGTGCTGTTACATGGCGAGGGGCGGGGGGCCGCGTGGCTTCGCGAGCGTGGGTTCGAACTCACGGTCGACGAAGGGCGTGTCAGCGTACAGCGGTGA